The Dioscorea cayenensis subsp. rotundata cultivar TDr96_F1 unplaced genomic scaffold, TDr96_F1_v2_PseudoChromosome.rev07_lg8_w22 25.fasta BLBR01001965.1, whole genome shotgun sequence genome contains the following window.
AGTAACATAagaacacacatattagtgtataaacctgagaaaagtaatgctcaacatagggaatgaacgcttcgcattcatatcgcacaagcacttatcaacaagcccatgcaaaaattacccacgggcgtgtggttgTCACAAGGTCTCTCACAGGGGTgcgtccacgcccctgtgccttctctagacgAGCTCATAATGCAAATCcatgggcatgcggaaattccacacgcccgtgcattttctctaaATGACTTTAAAACTATGTAggttctgcagaaaatttttgaacatgtacCCACACTCATAGcctaccctattatgcaaaatttactagttgaaaacaaaagaaaccagCTCGCACGACCGAAAACTTCTCCAAATCCACATTTAgacacacgataacaccaaaaatccacaagaaaaatgaaacaatgtcattaaaatatatagacaccaacgctcaaagtcttattcatgCCAACACTAAATTATTAACTAGGAAAAtagtaaatgcttgggttgcctctcaagaagtGCTTATTTAACGTATCTTAGGTTGACGTACCtcatcttacctcacgggggcttatgaaggaaaaatacttccttgtcatcattacCAACCTCTCCTCTATAGTATGATTTCAGcctgtgtccattcaccttaaatgtacccttctccCAGTGGGTAATCTCAACACGCCCATGAGGTGGAACTTCGGTTATTGTACaagggccaaaccatctagacttgagcttccccagAAATAACCGTagacgagaattgaatagtaacacctgatcacccactttgaactctttcggattcttaatatgcttgtcatgccacttccgaattctttccttataaatccttgcattctcatatgctttcattctcCACTCATTTAGCTCgttgagatgaagcattctttgttcccacGATTTGCTCAAGTGAAAATTCATTGCCTTGATTACAtaatatgctttatgctctaactccacagGCAAATGATAGGATTTTCCATAtaccaaattatagggagtggtccctgtTGGAGCTTTAGATGCTGtcctatgagcccaaagtgtgtcatccaatcATTCCACCAATCCCACTTTCCTTGTTCCATAGACTTGGTTAAGATCCTCTTAAGATCCCTATTTGTGACTTCCAATTGACCACTCGTTTGCGGTTGGTAGGAGGTAGCAAGATGATGATggactccatagcgcttcaacactttcgcaagctgtgtgttgcaaaaatgggttcctcgattgctaatgataattcgtggAGTCCTAAATCAAGTAAATAGCCTCttcagaaatttcaccacatttctagcatcattggttggaaaagcttgagcttccacccatttacaGACATAGTCAACTACCACCAcgatatattgattaccattggatTTCAGAAAtagtcccatgaagtcaattcctcttatcttttatttccatatcaaattcttgtaacaataagatctagcgaatcaatcttggctttGCCTCAgtcttgttcatgagataacggagtgctgaGTGATCTGTAAATACTGTGACCCTAGAGAAAATGATgtatggcctgaacttgtcaaaagcaaacaccactgctaacaactccttttcggtggttgtataattctcttgagcacttgtgagagtctttcTAGCATAATAAATCATCCGAAACTGCTTGTCTTTCCTTTGTCCCAAAACCGCTCCCACAACGTAATCACTTGTGTCACatatgagctcaaagggttcgttccaatccggtattgtcaaaattggtgcttgctGGCTAACACCTCAAGCTCCAACTGCTCATTAGTGTTATCAATGATCTTGAATAGCAGCTGCCAAGCTCCAGTCTTCAAATTAACCATATGGAGGGCATCCAATCAATTTCCCTCGACTCACCTAAACGGCGATGAGAGAGTCTTTCATAGCTATCTTGGTGTGACTGAATATAAAATGTAAGCACATAGTCAGTGTTAGGGATGGATGCCTTAGCTCTGGGCTTCTTAGATGCAATGTGTGTTCCTAGGTATGATATTTaggaaatgatgaaaataatcaGTACACAGGTGTCGATGAAATAGGGGAAACATGATCTTGCCAGGGACATGCAAACCGTGCTCGACTGGGAAAACACAATTGTGCATTGGGAGGCTATTTTCCCCGATGAGCCCCTAACTCATCTCGTAAGAAAACTCAgtgatttcaaagaaaaatgacATTCATGTGGAGTTGAAACAAGCATTAAATCAAGATGATAGATAATGGAAACCCCAAATCAAACAACGAAGTTAAATGGCAGCTTATCAAGATCGACAGAGAGTTTGAAAAATGGTGATCAAATGTGAGAAAGTCCAACAATATTCGAAATAAAACTCATGAGAACTATAGCCGAAGAGAAAAGTGTGAAAGGTGAGAAATGGAATGGAAGGATAAGATCGGTGGCTAGGTTTTGAAATGGAAGGGTGGAAGCCGAACAGTCGTGACTGAGCACGAACAAAGCATGTGTGTACCATGGGCACCAAGATGTCCGGgataagcatgatcgtgctcagGGCGTGTCCCTCCCGTTGATTATCTCAGGAAAATTCCCCAAAGTCCCAGGGGGTAAGATACGATCATGCAAGCGCATAAAACCCTTGCTAACCTTCCTGGCACACCCATGCTCACCCCATGCTTGACCTGGAATACTTCAAAAACTTAAACTAGTGAAAATCAATAAGATAAGAAGGGGTGTGCTCTATCCGTGCTTGGCCTAAACAATTCCAAGGCAGGAGTTTTCCTTCTCTAAGGCAAGCAATTGAAACCCATGAGAACAATCAAGATAAAGCCAACTCCCTAAAAGAAGACAAAGGATTCCGAAAATCTCTTGATAAAGTAGACCACCACATgagaaggcaaaaaaaaaactaaccaaaaaggaaaaatggcTAACACAAATCAAAACCCACAAAAACAAACACGACGACTTGGATTGCCTCCCAAtaagagcttgtttaacgtcactagcttgacgtacctatttTATGCTCAAAGAGGTTCAAGACATCGAGACGTCTCAGGACCACTTGATAAACAACTGCACGAGAAGGGTACTAACGAATTAATCAAATTGATATCACCAAAAATCCCCCGACTCGAGTAGTTGGAAGTGGTCAGAATAGATGATGAAATGGGTGACTGTTTTCTCTTGGTGGTCACCTTTTTCCACCATTTATTTGCACAGGTAATTTTTGTCTTTGGTGGTTTTGGTGGTGCAGAAACTTTGACAGACTCCAACTTAAGATAAAAAGATTTTTCCATCACTTCTTCCCCAGCTTTATCATCAACAGGATCATCTTCTAATAGCTCAGAGAGATCATCCTTTAAAAAGGTATCCTACATGAATTCAgaaacaactccatcaataACATCTATACAATAACAAATGTTATCAAAGTCCATAGTGTGCCTCATAGAGTCTCAGAGCTTTTAAACCATTTCCTCTTTTCTAACTCAAAGTGTAATCCGACCATCCTAAACATCAATGAGAGCCTTTGAAGTTGCTAAAAATGGCCTTCCTAGAATCAATAGTATCTCAACCTTGttatcaacataaagaatgatgaaatccaCCGGAAAAATGAACTTATCTTCCTTaactaaaacatcttcaattatccATCTTGGTTGCCTAATGGACCTATCTGCCAGTTGTAGAGTCATAGCGATGGGTTTCAGTTCTCCAAGGCCAAGTTTTTGGAAGATTTTGTAGGGCGTGAGGTTGATGCTTGCACCAAGATCAGCACGAGCTTTCTCATTTACCAACCCTCCTATTGTGCAATGAACAATGAATCCTCCAgggtctttctctttcttggggATTTTGTTAGTGATCAATGCTGAACACTCTTCACCAAGTGTCAC
Protein-coding sequences here:
- the LOC120257235 gene encoding uncharacterized protein LOC120257235; translation: MPRYAKFFKELFTNKRKLEEVSSVTLGEECSALITNKIPKKEKDPGGFIVHCTIGGLVNEKARADLGASINLTPYKIFQKLGLGELKPIAMTLQLADRSIRQPRWIIEDVLVKEDKFIFPVDFIILYVDNKDTFLKDDLSELLEDDPVDDKAGEEVMEKSFYLKLESVKVSAPPKPPKTKITCANKWWKKVKHGVSMGVPG